The following proteins are encoded in a genomic region of Pungitius pungitius chromosome 19, fPunPun2.1, whole genome shotgun sequence:
- the epb41l3a gene encoding band 4.1-like protein 3a isoform X2 — protein sequence MTTEPGEPQEAESKEAETFPEAAAHSTPRQGGEGGPYQKQAQSSLAEDSTSHLSSSSRIAHSPARNPLSFRTMQTKVSLLDGSLFTCTMEKRARGFQLFEKVCEHVNLLERDYFSLCFRDMDNNKNWLDPAKEMKKQVRGVPWNFSFNVKFYPPDPAQLSEDITRYFLCLQLRQDMVSGRLPCSFATHTVLSSYSVQSELGDYDPDECGSDYVSELCFAPKQTKEMEDKIIELHKTYRGMTPAEAEMHFLENVKKLSMYGVDLHHAKMVGSRFDCLPSAQSEDSEGVAIMLGVCCSGLLVYRDRLRINRFSWPKILKISYKRNNFYIKIRPGEFDQFESTIGFKLLNHRAAKRLWKVCVEHHSFFRLMSPEETPKKFMSLGSKFRYSGRTQIQSRRASAQISRPAPHFPRCVSKRNILSRSLDGDMGDGLYGASKAIPVSNLITTVTSERMMDESGSKKVEEVLVVEEEEEEDTRETEVSQQSPLTPQKQETKTDLTDTAVDGDLTATESDQDEDLKTQETMGSPEEEQKPQSTISALRRSFLEGGGGGGGGGGGMTEWEKRLASSPLRRVDDSPMIEPLEPDEERGHTQPKPTFDEMSPELMALLNSAREQNTFREHNLLKTSEKVETVFLMTEPCDKDQPMAEQPQVATSNLEVPVMRKTLTYEAPGSRIDSDPPTGLLLSSQTFTAETSNTSTTTHITKTVKGGMSETRIEKRIVISGDTEIDHDQALAEVLSEARLQHPELSVTRVVVHKETEVSPDHVID from the exons atgacaacagaaCCAGGTGAGCCACAGGAGGCCGAGTCCAAAGAGGCTGAGACTTTCCCTGAAGCAGCCGCCCACTCCACACCTAGACAG GGAGGAGAGGGCGGGCCGTACCAGAAACAAGCTCAAAGCTCATTGGCCGAGGATTCGACGAGTCACCTGTCATCGAGCAGTCGGATCGCTCACTCTCCTGCCAGAAACCCTTTGAGCTTCAGGACCATGCAGACAAAGGTGTCTCTTCTGGACGGATCGCTGTTCACCTGCACTATGGAG AAACGAGCTCGGGGTTTTCAGTTGTTTGAGAAGGTTTGTGAACATGTGAACCTTCTGGAGAGAGACTACTTCTCTCTGTGCTTCCGAGACATGGACAACAACAAG AACTGGTTGGATCCTGCAAAGGAAATGAAGaagcaggtcagag GTGTTCCCTGGAACTTCTCCTTCAACGTCAAGTTTTACCCCCCTGACCCCGCCCAGCTCTCTGAGGACATCACCAG GTACTTCCTGTGTCTCCAGCTGAGACAGGATATGGTCTCTGGACGTCTCCCATGCTCCTTTGCGACTCACACCGTCCTCAGTTCCTACAGCGTGCAATCAGAGCTTGGCGACTACGACCCGG ATGAGTGTGGTTCAGATTACGTCAGTGAACTCTGTTTCGctccaaaacaaaccaaagagatggaggacaaGATCATCGAGCTGCACAAGACCTACAG agggATGACACCAGCCGAAGCAGAGATGCACTTCCTGGAAAACGTAAAGAAACTGTCCATGTACGGAGTTGACCTTCATCACGCAAAG ATGGTAGGAAGTCGCTTTGACTGTTTGCCTTCAGCTCAGTCTGAG gACTCGGAGGGCGTGGCCATCATGCTGGGCGTGTGCTGCAGCGGTCTCCTGGTCTACAGAGACAGACTCAGGATCAACAGATTCTCGTGGCCAAAGATCTTGAAGATCTCGTACAAAAGGAACAACTTCTACATCAAGATCCGACCTGGAGAG TTTGACCAGTTTGAGTCTACGATTGGTTTCAAGTTGCTGAACCACAGAGCAGCTAAACGCctgtggaaagtgtgtgtggaaCATCACTCCTTCTTCAG GCTGATGTCTCCAGAAGAGACACCAAAGAAGTTCATGTCTCTGGGCTCAAAGTTTCGCTACAGCGGTCGGACTCAGATTCAGAGTCGCAGAGCCAGTGCTCAAATCTCCAGACCGGCACCGCATTTCCCACGGTGCGTCAGCAAGAGGAACATTCTGAGCCGCAGCCTGGACGGAG atatggGAGACGGCCTGTACGGAGCGTCTAAAGCCATCCCCGTCAGCAACCTCATCACCACGGTAACGTCCGagaggatgatggatgagagTGGGTCGAAGAAAG TTGAGGAGGttctggtggtggaggaggaggaagaggaggacaccAGAGAAACGGAGGTTTCTCAGCAGAGTCCCCTTACTCCCCAGAAGCAGGAAACCAAG ACAGACCTGACTGATACAGCTGTTGATGGAGATCTAACAGCCACTGAG TCTGATCAGGACGAGGACCTGAAGACTCAG GAGACAATGGGGagtccagaggaggagcagaagcctCAGAGCACCATCAGCGCCCTAAGGCGCTCCTTCctagagggaggtggaggaggaggtggaggaggaggggggatgaCAGAGTGGGAGAAAcgtctcgcctcctctcctctacgACGAGTCGACGATTCGCCAATGATCGAACCTCTGGAACCAGATGAGgagaggggacacacacag ccTAAACCTACATTTGATGAAATGTCTCCGGAGCTGATGGCTCTGCTGAACTCAGCCAGAGAACAAAACACCTTCAGGGAACACAACCTGCTGAAG aCTTCTGAGAAGGTGGAGACGGTCTTCCTGATGACGGAGCCATGTGACAAGGACCAGCCAATGGCGGAGCAGCCTCAGGTAGCAACAAGTAATCTG GAAGTCCCAGTGATGAGGAAGACTCTCACATATGAAGCTCCAGGG AGCCGCATAGACTCAGATCCTCCTACAGGTTTGCTGCTGAGCTCCCAGACCTTCACAGCTGAGACCTCcaacacctccaccaccacccacatCACCAAG ACTGTAAAAGGAGGAATGTCAGAAACCAGAATTGAAAAACGAATCGTTATTTCTGGAGACACAGAAATCGACCACGACCAG GCTCTGGCAGAGGTGCTCAGCGAGGCACGGCTGCAGCATCCTGAGCTGTCAGTCACACGAGTTGTTGTCCATAAAGAAACAGAGGTCTCTCCTGATCATGTGATTGATTAG
- the epb41l3a gene encoding band 4.1-like protein 3a isoform X1: MTTEPGEPQEAESKEAETFPEAAAHSTPRQGGEGGPYQKQAQSSLAEDSTSHLSSSSRIAHSPARNPLSFRTMQTKVSLLDGSLFTCTMEKRARGFQLFEKVCEHVNLLERDYFSLCFRDMDNNKNWLDPAKEMKKQVRGVPWNFSFNVKFYPPDPAQLSEDITRYFLCLQLRQDMVSGRLPCSFATHTVLSSYSVQSELGDYDPDECGSDYVSELCFAPKQTKEMEDKIIELHKTYRGMTPAEAEMHFLENVKKLSMYGVDLHHAKMVGSRFDCLPSAQSEDSEGVAIMLGVCCSGLLVYRDRLRINRFSWPKILKISYKRNNFYIKIRPGEFDQFESTIGFKLLNHRAAKRLWKVCVEHHSFFRLMSPEETPKKFMSLGSKFRYSGRTQIQSRRASAQISRPAPHFPRCVSKRNILSRSLDGASRTTPTSFLIGSPAITAYPKANSGTHTDMGDGLYGASKAIPVSNLITTVTSERMMDESGSKKVEEVLVVEEEEEEDTRETEVSQQSPLTPQKQETKTDLTDTAVDGDLTATESDQDEDLKTQETMGSPEEEQKPQSTISALRRSFLEGGGGGGGGGGGMTEWEKRLASSPLRRVDDSPMIEPLEPDEERGHTQPKPTFDEMSPELMALLNSAREQNTFREHNLLKTSEKVETVFLMTEPCDKDQPMAEQPQVATSNLEVPVMRKTLTYEAPGSRIDSDPPTGLLLSSQTFTAETSNTSTTTHITKTVKGGMSETRIEKRIVISGDTEIDHDQALAEVLSEARLQHPELSVTRVVVHKETEVSPDHVID; encoded by the exons atgacaacagaaCCAGGTGAGCCACAGGAGGCCGAGTCCAAAGAGGCTGAGACTTTCCCTGAAGCAGCCGCCCACTCCACACCTAGACAG GGAGGAGAGGGCGGGCCGTACCAGAAACAAGCTCAAAGCTCATTGGCCGAGGATTCGACGAGTCACCTGTCATCGAGCAGTCGGATCGCTCACTCTCCTGCCAGAAACCCTTTGAGCTTCAGGACCATGCAGACAAAGGTGTCTCTTCTGGACGGATCGCTGTTCACCTGCACTATGGAG AAACGAGCTCGGGGTTTTCAGTTGTTTGAGAAGGTTTGTGAACATGTGAACCTTCTGGAGAGAGACTACTTCTCTCTGTGCTTCCGAGACATGGACAACAACAAG AACTGGTTGGATCCTGCAAAGGAAATGAAGaagcaggtcagag GTGTTCCCTGGAACTTCTCCTTCAACGTCAAGTTTTACCCCCCTGACCCCGCCCAGCTCTCTGAGGACATCACCAG GTACTTCCTGTGTCTCCAGCTGAGACAGGATATGGTCTCTGGACGTCTCCCATGCTCCTTTGCGACTCACACCGTCCTCAGTTCCTACAGCGTGCAATCAGAGCTTGGCGACTACGACCCGG ATGAGTGTGGTTCAGATTACGTCAGTGAACTCTGTTTCGctccaaaacaaaccaaagagatggaggacaaGATCATCGAGCTGCACAAGACCTACAG agggATGACACCAGCCGAAGCAGAGATGCACTTCCTGGAAAACGTAAAGAAACTGTCCATGTACGGAGTTGACCTTCATCACGCAAAG ATGGTAGGAAGTCGCTTTGACTGTTTGCCTTCAGCTCAGTCTGAG gACTCGGAGGGCGTGGCCATCATGCTGGGCGTGTGCTGCAGCGGTCTCCTGGTCTACAGAGACAGACTCAGGATCAACAGATTCTCGTGGCCAAAGATCTTGAAGATCTCGTACAAAAGGAACAACTTCTACATCAAGATCCGACCTGGAGAG TTTGACCAGTTTGAGTCTACGATTGGTTTCAAGTTGCTGAACCACAGAGCAGCTAAACGCctgtggaaagtgtgtgtggaaCATCACTCCTTCTTCAG GCTGATGTCTCCAGAAGAGACACCAAAGAAGTTCATGTCTCTGGGCTCAAAGTTTCGCTACAGCGGTCGGACTCAGATTCAGAGTCGCAGAGCCAGTGCTCAAATCTCCAGACCGGCACCGCATTTCCCACGGTGCGTCAGCAAGAGGAACATTCTGAGCCGCAGCCTGGACGGAG CTTCGAGGACCACGCCCACGTCTTTTCTCATTGGCTCTCCGGCCATCACAGCGTACCCCAAAGCCAACAgtggtacacacacag atatggGAGACGGCCTGTACGGAGCGTCTAAAGCCATCCCCGTCAGCAACCTCATCACCACGGTAACGTCCGagaggatgatggatgagagTGGGTCGAAGAAAG TTGAGGAGGttctggtggtggaggaggaggaagaggaggacaccAGAGAAACGGAGGTTTCTCAGCAGAGTCCCCTTACTCCCCAGAAGCAGGAAACCAAG ACAGACCTGACTGATACAGCTGTTGATGGAGATCTAACAGCCACTGAG TCTGATCAGGACGAGGACCTGAAGACTCAG GAGACAATGGGGagtccagaggaggagcagaagcctCAGAGCACCATCAGCGCCCTAAGGCGCTCCTTCctagagggaggtggaggaggaggtggaggaggaggggggatgaCAGAGTGGGAGAAAcgtctcgcctcctctcctctacgACGAGTCGACGATTCGCCAATGATCGAACCTCTGGAACCAGATGAGgagaggggacacacacag ccTAAACCTACATTTGATGAAATGTCTCCGGAGCTGATGGCTCTGCTGAACTCAGCCAGAGAACAAAACACCTTCAGGGAACACAACCTGCTGAAG aCTTCTGAGAAGGTGGAGACGGTCTTCCTGATGACGGAGCCATGTGACAAGGACCAGCCAATGGCGGAGCAGCCTCAGGTAGCAACAAGTAATCTG GAAGTCCCAGTGATGAGGAAGACTCTCACATATGAAGCTCCAGGG AGCCGCATAGACTCAGATCCTCCTACAGGTTTGCTGCTGAGCTCCCAGACCTTCACAGCTGAGACCTCcaacacctccaccaccacccacatCACCAAG ACTGTAAAAGGAGGAATGTCAGAAACCAGAATTGAAAAACGAATCGTTATTTCTGGAGACACAGAAATCGACCACGACCAG GCTCTGGCAGAGGTGCTCAGCGAGGCACGGCTGCAGCATCCTGAGCTGTCAGTCACACGAGTTGTTGTCCATAAAGAAACAGAGGTCTCTCCTGATCATGTGATTGATTAG